The region TCGGGACACGCGGGAATCGGTCTTAGTCCGACGCGTGGTTCGGCACGTATCCGCACGACCGACAGCGCCAGTACCCTCTGGCAGTATCCATCTTCCCAGAGCAGCACGGGCACGTGGCTACCGGTATCTCACAGTCGGTCGAGGCGGGCTCTGAGTCCGTCACGGTCTGTCGATCAGTTGAGGCGGACAGCGAGCTCCTCAAAGCACTCCTCCATGATGTCGATACCTCGGTCGAGTTCGTCATCAGAGATGACGAGCGGAGGGTTGATGCGGATAACGTTGCCCTCCCATCCCTGTCCAGCGGGCAGGATGAGTCCCCGATCGATGGCGTCACGCCGCAGCGCGAGACTGTGCTCTTTCTCGAGCGGCGCACCATCGTCATCGATGAGTTCGACGCCAATCATCAACCCCTCGCCCCTGATCTCGCCGACGAACGGGTAGTCGCTCTGTAACGTTTGGAGGCGATCCATGAAGCGGTCGCCCAGTTCGGCGGCTCGCTCCGGGAGCTTCTCTTCCTCCATAACGTCGATGCTCGCGACCGCCGCCGTCGTCGCGACTGGGTTTCCACCGAACGTCGAGAAATAATCCATGCTCTCGAAGGCGTCGGCCACCTCGGGCGTTGCGATCGTCGCTCCGATCGGCATCCCGCCTCCAATCGCCTTTGCCGTCGTCATGATGTCAGGCGTGACGTCGTAGTGCTGGATACCGAACGGTTTGCCCGTGCGACCGAATCCGGTGATGACCTCATCGGCGATGAACAGGATGTCGTGTTCATCACAGATTTCACGGATCCGCTGAAAGTACCCCTCTGGTGCGGGTATGTTCCCCGCCGTTCCGAACATCGGTTCAGCGATAAATGCGGCGACGTCACCCGTCTCGTATTCGAGCGCGTATTCGAGTAGTTCCGCGTACTCAGCTCCGGTTTCCGGCTCCGCGCCGCCAGGGAATGAATCGCAGTTGTACGACGGGATATGGGTCACGGACGGCAGGAACGGCCCGAAGCCATCCCGATAACCGGTCCACCCGACGAGCGAGCGCGCGCCGTAGGTACGTCCGTGGAACGCCTCACCCAGAGCGATGAACTCGTGGTTGCCCGTTGCCCGCCGGGCAAGTGTCAGCGCTACCTCCACAGCCTCCGAACCA is a window of Haloferax sp. Atlit-12N DNA encoding:
- a CDS encoding aspartate aminotransferase family protein, translated to MGSQPAQFMPAVSRFIGEDTPCLVEGDGAILKDDEGNEYIDFFAQHAAMSHGYSHPKVVDAVTEQVEKLNFSAYDFPTKPSRQLTNRFADIAPGDLERSYFVNSGSEAVEVALTLARRATGNHEFIALGEAFHGRTYGARSLVGWTGYRDGFGPFLPSVTHIPSYNCDSFPGGAEPETGAEYAELLEYALEYETGDVAAFIAEPMFGTAGNIPAPEGYFQRIREICDEHDILFIADEVITGFGRTGKPFGIQHYDVTPDIMTTAKAIGGGMPIGATIATPEVADAFESMDYFSTFGGNPVATTAAVASIDVMEEEKLPERAAELGDRFMDRLQTLQSDYPFVGEIRGEGLMIGVELIDDDGAPLEKEHSLALRRDAIDRGLILPAGQGWEGNVIRINPPLVISDDELDRGIDIMEECFEELAVRLN